A stretch of DNA from Streptomyces rubradiris:
GAAGGCGTCCCAGGAGGTGACCACGTTCCACGCGGACCGGCCGCCGGAGAGGTGGTCGAGGCTGGCGAACTGGCGGGCCACCTCGTACGGTTCGTTGAACGTGGAGTTGATGGTGCCGGTCAGGCCGAGCCGGTCGGTGACGGCGGCGAGCGCGGCGAGCACGGTGAAGGTGTCGGGGCGGCCGACCACGTCCAAATCGTAGATTTCGCCGCCCTGTTCGCGCAGCCTCAGGCCCTCGGCGAGGAACAGGAAGTCGAACTTGGCGCGTTCGGCGGTCCGCGCGAAGTGCACGAAGGAGCTGAACTCGATGTGGCTGCCGGCGGCCGGGTCGCTCCAGACGGTGGTGTTGTTGACCCCGGGGAAGTGGGCGGCCAGGTGGATCTGCTTCAGCGGCTTGCTCATGGTGGGGCGGGTCCTCCCGGCTCAGGCGGCGGTGGTGGCGTAGCGGTTGGCGGGGCGGGTGAGGCCGAGGTGTCCGCGCAGGGTCGTGGCGTCGTAGGCCGTGCGGAAGCGTCCGCGGCGCTGGAGTTCGGGCACCAGGTCCCCGGTGACGCGGGGCAGGTCGTGTCCGGTGACGGCGGGCCGCAGCCGGAAGCCGGTCAGTCCGCCGGTCGCCAACTCCTCCAGAAGGTCGGCGAGTTGGCCGGCCGTTCCGGTGAAGACGCGGGCGTCGCCGCGGTACGGCTCGCCCGCGAGGGTGTCGAGCCGGTCCAGCCGGGCCCGCGCCGCGGCCTCGCTGTCGTCGAGGAGGACGACGAGGTCGCCGAAGACGTGCAGCGGTTCTCCGGCGCGGCCGGCCGCCCGCTGCTCGGCGCGGATCTCGGTGACGATGGCGCGGGCCTGGTCCGCGTCGTGCGGGGTGACGTAGCCGATGTCGGCCTGGCGGGCCACCAGCCGGTACGGGACCGTCTGGTGCGCGAGAGCGGTGACCAGTGGCTGGCCCTGTGGCGGGCGGGGGGTGATGGAGGGGCCCTTGACGCTGAAGAAGCGGCCCTCGAAGTCGATGTAGTGCAGCTTGTCCCGGTCGATGAAGCGGCCGGTCGCCGCGTCCCGGATCTCCGCGTCGTCCTCCCAGCTGTCCCAGAGCCGGCGGACGACCTCCACGTAGTCGGCGGCCTCGTCGAACAGCTCGGTGATCGGTTCGCCCCCGTCGGGGGCGTCGGTCCGGCGGATGGTGCGGCGGCCGAAGTGGGCGGCCTCGTCGGGGCGGGCGCTGATCCTGACGCGCAGGCCCGCGCGTCCGGTGCTGACGTAGTCGAGGGTGGCGATCGCCTTGGAGATGTGGAACGGCTCGGTGTGGGTGGCCACCACGGTCGGCACCAGGCCTATGTGCCGGGTGAGCGGGGCGACGCGGGAGGCGATGAGGACCGCGTCGAGCCGACCGCGGACCTGGTCGGTGCGCTCGTCGGGCTCGTAGCGCCGGGAGGACTGCGGGCCGAGGCCGTCCTCGATGGTGACGAAGTCGAGCAGACCGCGTTCGGCCTCGGTGATCTGGTCGGCCCAGTAGCCGGCGGTGAACAGGTCCCGGGGGCGGGCGGCCGGATCGCGCCAGGACGCGGGATGCCAGCCGGTGCCGTCCAGGGCCACGGCGAGATGCAGGTGTGCGGAGGGAGTCGGCGACACGTCGGTGCCTTCCTTGATGTCCGTACGTCGGTGAGCGGCGCGCGGCCGGGCGCGGGCCGGGGTGCGCGCGGCGAAGGCCGCGGTGCACGCGGCGCGGGCCGGGCGGGCGCGCGGGAGCGGAAGCGGGGGAAGCCGCCGGGCCGGGGGCCGGGCGTGGATCAGTGGCGACAGAGCGCGGCGGACACGCGCTGGAGGTCTATGTGCGGCCGGGAGTGCAGCCGGACGGAGCGGTACGGGCGCGGCGGGCGGGTGAGTTCGGGCATCCGGGTCACGGCCGTCGCCTCCCTCCGTCGGTCGCGGCGGGCCGGTTCGGCGTCCGCCGGGTGGATCTCGTCATGACTCTCAACACCCCGCCGTCGCGGGTTGTTCCCGGGCCGCGTCAGGAGTTGTCCAGGGGCAGGCCGGGCGGGTCGATCTCGGCCTTGGGCACGGCTTCGCTCGACAGGTTGTAGGCGGCGAGCCACTTGCCGTACTGCCCGTGTTCGATGAGGTGGTTGAGGGCGTCGGCGAGCGGCTTGGCGAGCCCGCTGTCCTTCTTGGCGGTGGCGGCGATCAGGCCCTGGGCCGTCTCGCCGGCGCCGGAGAAGGTGCCGGCGCTGCGGGTGGGGTCGGGGGTGTGCGCGGTCTGCCTCGTGCGGTAGGCGACGGCGGGGCTGGGGCCGAGGTAGGCGTCGACCTTGCCGCCGCGCAGCGCCAGGTTGATGGCGTTCTGGTCCGGGAAGTACTTGACGGTGAGCTGCTTGCCCTCCTTGGCCAGCCGGGCCTTCCACTCCAGCAGAATCTTCTCCTGGTTGGTGCCGGCGCCGACGGTGACCGTCTTGCCGGCGAGGTTGCGGTAGTCGCCGTCGAAGTTCCAGGTGCTCTTCTTCAGTACCTCGAAGGCCAGGTCGTCCTTGCGGTAGGAGGCGAACTCGTACTTCTTCTTGCGTTCCTCGGTGACGGTGACGTTGGAGAAGGCGACGTCGTTCTTGCCGCTGTCGAGGCCGACGAAGAGGTTCTCCCAGGTGGAGTTGCGCAGTTCGGGCTTCAGGCCGAGCACCGCGGCCACCAGCCGGCCGAGGTCGGGTTCGGAGCCGGTGAGGGTCTTCTGGTCGCTGCCGATGAAGTTCAGCGGTGCGGAGCCGGAGGGCAGGCCGCCGACACCGATGACGAGCTTGCCGCTCTCGCGGACCGCGGCGGGCAGCTCGGCGCTGATGGACTTGACCTCGGAGACCTTCAACTCGATCGGGTCGGCGGCTCCGTTGGACAGCTGTCCGATGGTCACCGTGCCGGCCCGGCCGCCGGTCGTGGCGGCCTCGCTGTCTCCCCCGCAGGCGGCGAGTGAGCCGGCGAGGGAGAGGGTCGCGGTCGCCGCGGTGAGGCCGCGCAGGAGACGGCGTCGGGAGAACTGGCTGGGCATGGCTGTCCTTGTCGTTCGGGTGCCGGAGTGTCGTGGGGCGGGATGTCGTAAGGCGG
This window harbors:
- a CDS encoding LLM class flavin-dependent oxidoreductase, which encodes MSPTPSAHLHLAVALDGTGWHPASWRDPAARPRDLFTAGYWADQITEAERGLLDFVTIEDGLGPQSSRRYEPDERTDQVRGRLDAVLIASRVAPLTRHIGLVPTVVATHTEPFHISKAIATLDYVSTGRAGLRVRISARPDEAAHFGRRTIRRTDAPDGGEPITELFDEAADYVEVVRRLWDSWEDDAEIRDAATGRFIDRDKLHYIDFEGRFFSVKGPSITPRPPQGQPLVTALAHQTVPYRLVARQADIGYVTPHDADQARAIVTEIRAEQRAAGRAGEPLHVFGDLVVLLDDSEAAARARLDRLDTLAGEPYRGDARVFTGTAGQLADLLEELATGGLTGFRLRPAVTGHDLPRVTGDLVPELQRRGRFRTAYDATTLRGHLGLTRPANRYATTAA
- a CDS encoding putative leader peptide, with translation MPELTRPPRPYRSVRLHSRPHIDLQRVSAALCRH
- a CDS encoding ABC transporter substrate-binding protein, encoding MPSQFSRRRLLRGLTAATATLSLAGSLAACGGDSEAATTGGRAGTVTIGQLSNGAADPIELKVSEVKSISAELPAAVRESGKLVIGVGGLPSGSAPLNFIGSDQKTLTGSEPDLGRLVAAVLGLKPELRNSTWENLFVGLDSGKNDVAFSNVTVTEERKKKYEFASYRKDDLAFEVLKKSTWNFDGDYRNLAGKTVTVGAGTNQEKILLEWKARLAKEGKQLTVKYFPDQNAINLALRGGKVDAYLGPSPAVAYRTRQTAHTPDPTRSAGTFSGAGETAQGLIAATAKKDSGLAKPLADALNHLIEHGQYGKWLAAYNLSSEAVPKAEIDPPGLPLDNS